The following coding sequences are from one Leptospira johnsonii window:
- a CDS encoding ATP-binding protein, with translation MISCQTCKDTKRHLVYSDTKGRIISEEEYKRLFQKSDAAFKILSDKITGGDDNLLKYMDHFANVDKNLPEYISWKREWRLEQDAAANWAAKLEQCLCVKDEMEAYYQKSRSEAVTGAVFSRLAKEGKIHPDIVEIAKEESMKSFLVIGPTGRGKTPLLMLNYNRLIKKRKSTDGIIFVTESRIRDIMDHDENFESWLKQLNGVDFLFIDEMFRNEVWKDLGDGTERDKSNRAARNMWAFLDYIYQRGNTIVVQGAGNKSPDETLPGLKNDAAAEYWRRINETFKEIKRVG, from the coding sequence ATGATCTCCTGCCAAACCTGCAAAGACACCAAGCGCCATCTTGTTTATTCTGATACAAAAGGAAGGATAATCTCAGAGGAAGAATATAAACGGCTGTTTCAAAAATCAGATGCGGCATTTAAGATTCTTTCTGATAAAATAACCGGCGGCGATGATAACCTTTTGAAATACATGGATCACTTCGCTAATGTAGACAAGAACCTCCCAGAATACATTTCTTGGAAAAGAGAATGGAGATTGGAGCAAGACGCGGCTGCAAACTGGGCGGCAAAACTAGAACAGTGCCTTTGTGTGAAAGATGAAATGGAAGCGTATTACCAAAAGTCTCGTAGTGAAGCAGTAACCGGCGCTGTATTTAGCAGGCTTGCAAAAGAAGGAAAGATTCACCCTGATATTGTAGAGATAGCAAAAGAAGAGAGCATGAAATCGTTCTTAGTTATAGGCCCAACTGGTCGAGGTAAAACACCGCTTTTAATGTTGAACTATAACCGCCTAATCAAAAAGCGCAAGAGCACGGATGGAATAATATTCGTAACTGAAAGCAGAATCCGCGATATTATGGACCACGACGAAAACTTTGAATCGTGGCTTAAACAATTGAACGGGGTAGATTTTCTATTCATAGACGAAATGTTCCGAAATGAGGTTTGGAAAGACCTTGGGGATGGGACCGAAAGAGATAAATCCAACCGGGCTGCTCGCAATATGTGGGCGTTTCTGGATTACATTTACCAAAGAGGAAATACGATAGTTGTTCAAGGTGCTGGGAACAAATCTCCAGACGAAACACTCCCTGGATTAAAGAACGACGCGGCCGCTGAGTATTGGAGAAGAATTAATGAGACATTTAAGGAAATTAAGAGGGTAGGATAA